A DNA window from Callospermophilus lateralis isolate mCalLat2 chromosome X, mCalLat2.hap1, whole genome shotgun sequence contains the following coding sequences:
- the Ppp1r2c gene encoding protein phosphatase inhibitor 2 family member C, which yields MAASTTSHRPIKGILKNKVSTSSSVASPAQPSGGATQEVQRKKSQRWDESNILATHRSSYRDYDLMKINEPGTLCVSVQDDGEDPSEVEAKEDVTPDILAKKLAATDAFGPDCQEEEQDSSEAHTSKYLLDKQEKQRQFEMKRKLHYNEGLNIKLARQLISEDLQAEAEEDKNQESLHFTNEEKTTTEEAHTTEELHTQSCNA from the coding sequence ATGGCAGCCTCCACCACCTCCCACCGGCCGATCAAGGGGATCCTGAAAAACAAAGTTTCCACCAGTTCCTCGGTAGCATCTCCTGCCCAGCCATCAGGAGGTGCTACCCAGGAGGTGCAGCGAAAGAAATCTCAGAGGTGGGATGAATCCAACATTCTGGCGACGCACCGTTCATCATACAGAGACTATGATTTAATGAAGATAAACGAGCCTGGCACTCTCTGCGTTAGTGTACAAGATGACGGGGAAGATCCCAGTGAAGTCGAAGCAAAAGAAGACGTGACTCCAGACATCTTAGCTAAGAAACTAGCAGCCACTGACGCATTTGGGCCCGATTGCCAGGAAGAAGAGCAAGACAGCAGTGAAGCGCACACCAGCAAATACCTTCTCGATAAACAAGAGAAACAGAGACAGTTTGAGATGAAAAGGAAGCTTCATTACAACGAAGGACTGAACATCAAGTTAGCTAGACAATTAATTTCAGAAGACCTACAAGCTGAAGCGGAAGAAGATAAAAATCAAGAAAGTctacattttacaaatgaagaaaagaCTACTACAGAAGAAGCTCACACAACAGAAGAACTACACACCCAGTCATGCAATGCCTAG